In one window of Chryseobacterium viscerum DNA:
- a CDS encoding Na+/H+ antiporter, protein MIHSYVIISIAVLLSVMILVMIGQKLKVAYPIFLVIAGLLISFVPGMPRIEIEPDLVFLIFLPPILFEAAWFTSWQDFHKWRKQIFSMAFGLVFLTSIVVAYLSSSIIPGLTVAMGFLLGGVNSPPDAVAATSVLKHMKIPKKITNILEGESLINDASSLIVFKFALAAVISGQFIWRDAVQDFFTMAIGGIAVGVAVGFLFGALLRIIPTNSNIDTIITLIVPYIMYVGAEHFHFSGVLAVVAGGLLMSYNSHCYLSHTSRIQSGNVWSVLIFLMNTIIFILIGLELPIVVEGMKEYTISEGIFYSVVIGGAIIGTRILYSYALMYFPRVCSKELRLKVPKPDWREPFIISFAAMRGVVSLAAALSIPAFLPNGEAFPHRNIILFVTFVIILITLVGQGLLLSPILKLLNIQDAGSELPEEKQEVILMRKLKETALHKLDNDFSELAVTNSLVRHQKHKLENEMMLMADKAQCMASTGDYVSAINENKDVLRQIIQAQRNELHRMKREKIFDDHVMRTIEMQLDFDEAKITGFSHG, encoded by the coding sequence ATGATTCACAGCTATGTTATAATATCCATTGCAGTACTGCTGTCTGTGATGATATTGGTAATGATCGGCCAGAAATTAAAAGTCGCTTACCCGATTTTTCTTGTGATTGCAGGATTGCTCATAAGCTTTGTGCCGGGAATGCCACGTATAGAAATAGAACCTGATCTTGTTTTCCTTATTTTCCTGCCGCCTATTTTGTTTGAAGCCGCCTGGTTTACTTCATGGCAGGACTTTCATAAATGGAGAAAACAGATTTTTTCGATGGCTTTTGGATTGGTGTTTTTAACATCCATCGTTGTGGCTTATCTTTCTTCTTCAATTATTCCGGGGCTTACGGTAGCAATGGGATTCTTGCTGGGAGGTGTCAATTCTCCACCGGATGCTGTAGCGGCCACTTCGGTGCTGAAGCATATGAAAATTCCTAAAAAAATCACCAATATTCTGGAAGGGGAGAGTCTTATCAATGATGCATCCAGTTTAATTGTGTTTAAGTTTGCCCTTGCAGCGGTTATTTCAGGACAGTTTATCTGGAGAGATGCTGTTCAGGATTTCTTTACGATGGCTATCGGAGGAATTGCTGTGGGAGTGGCGGTAGGTTTTTTATTTGGTGCATTGCTTAGAATTATTCCTACCAATTCTAATATCGATACCATTATTACCCTTATTGTGCCGTATATTATGTATGTGGGAGCGGAGCATTTCCATTTTTCGGGAGTACTGGCAGTAGTGGCCGGAGGATTACTGATGTCTTATAATTCACACTGTTATTTGAGCCATACCTCAAGGATACAGTCCGGAAATGTGTGGAGTGTCTTGATATTCCTGATGAATACAATTATTTTCATTCTGATAGGCCTTGAACTTCCTATCGTAGTGGAAGGAATGAAAGAATACACTATTTCAGAAGGTATTTTCTACAGTGTAGTAATTGGTGGAGCTATCATCGGTACAAGAATTCTGTACAGCTATGCGTTGATGTATTTCCCAAGAGTCTGCTCTAAAGAATTAAGGTTAAAAGTTCCGAAACCGGATTGGCGGGAACCATTTATCATCAGTTTTGCGGCTATGAGAGGAGTTGTTTCACTGGCTGCGGCATTATCAATTCCTGCATTTTTACCAAACGGAGAGGCATTTCCACACAGAAATATCATTTTATTTGTAACTTTCGTTATTATATTGATTACGCTGGTTGGGCAAGGATTATTGCTGAGCCCAATCCTGAAATTATTGAATATTCAGGACGCAGGAAGTGAATTGCCGGAAGAAAAACAGGAAGTGATCCTGATGCGAAAATTAAAAGAAACAGCGTTACACAAACTGGATAATGACTTTTCTGAACTGGCAGTTACAAACAGCTTGGTACGTCATCAAAAGCATAAGCTGGAAAATGAAATGATGCTGATGGCAGACAAAGCCCAGTGTATGGCCTCTACAGGAGACTATGTATCGGCAATCAATGAAAACAAAGATGTATTGCGCCAGATCATTCAGGCACAAAGAAACGAGCTGCACAGAATGAAAAGAGAAAAGATATTTGACGACCATGTGATGAGAACCATTGAAATGCAGCTGGATTTTGATGAAGCGAAGATCACCGGATTTTCACATGGATAA
- a CDS encoding DUF493 family protein — translation MDILQGNQHANPEDFYKSLKDKLEGHHDFPEDYLFKFIIPTDQSKLTEIYRVFDGIKFTLGNRESKNGKYTACNINAFVLDADQVVNIYKEVAKIEGVILL, via the coding sequence ATGGATATATTACAAGGAAATCAACACGCAAATCCTGAAGATTTTTACAAGTCTTTAAAGGATAAACTGGAAGGTCATCATGATTTTCCGGAAGATTATTTATTTAAATTTATTATTCCTACAGACCAGTCAAAACTTACTGAAATATACAGAGTTTTTGACGGCATTAAATTTACACTGGGAAACCGCGAAAGTAAAAATGGAAAATACACTGCCTGCAACATCAATGCATTTGTTTTGGATGCAGATCAGGTTGTGAATATTTATAAAGAAGTAGCAAAAATAGAAGGCGTTATTCTATTGTAA
- a CDS encoding SRPBCC family protein gives MSTPITVQYKINAPAEKIWKALTNKNEMKSWYFDIRDFVLEIGKEFNFYEPGGENKYHHQGEILEIIPNQKLKHTWSYPDFSALKTVVTWELFPEDGQTLVKLTHEGIENFKDLGEGFSRDNFTQGWNTILGQSLKEYVEK, from the coding sequence ATGAGCACACCAATCACTGTTCAGTACAAAATAAATGCGCCGGCTGAAAAAATATGGAAAGCATTGACCAATAAAAATGAAATGAAATCCTGGTATTTTGATATCCGGGATTTTGTATTAGAAATAGGAAAAGAATTTAATTTCTACGAACCTGGAGGGGAAAATAAATACCATCATCAGGGTGAAATTTTAGAAATAATACCCAATCAAAAACTAAAACACACATGGTCATATCCTGATTTTTCAGCGTTAAAAACCGTTGTAACCTGGGAATTATTTCCCGAGGACGGACAGACTCTTGTAAAACTTACTCATGAAGGAATTGAAAACTTCAAAGACTTAGGAGAAGGTTTTTCAAGAGATAATTTTACCCAAGGCTGGAATACTATTTTAGGACAAAGTTTAAAAGAATATGTAGAAAAGTAG
- a CDS encoding GNAT family N-acetyltransferase, which yields MITLKPFTIQDAPLLISKIEDERMLLQFAGPVYRFPLTAEQLETDLSDENRTLFSITDHNGTTIGHAQIFLKEKTFLLGRILIWDENNRGKGYGKKVMQELLKYGFTHFDKETAELNVYDWNTGAIECYRKVGFAFDPEVKSEAKIDTETWTSLNMKIHKNTFELQES from the coding sequence ATGATTACATTAAAACCCTTTACCATTCAAGATGCACCTTTGTTGATTTCAAAAATAGAAGATGAAAGAATGCTTCTTCAGTTTGCCGGACCCGTATATCGTTTTCCGCTTACAGCAGAACAGCTGGAAACCGATTTGTCTGATGAAAACAGAACCTTGTTTTCGATTACGGATCACAATGGAACTACTATTGGCCATGCTCAGATTTTTTTAAAAGAAAAGACATTTCTGCTGGGAAGAATTCTGATCTGGGATGAAAACAACAGAGGAAAAGGCTATGGTAAAAAAGTAATGCAGGAACTTCTGAAATATGGTTTCACTCATTTTGATAAAGAAACTGCAGAATTGAACGTTTATGACTGGAATACCGGAGCTATTGAATGTTACCGGAAAGTAGGTTTTGCCTTTGATCCTGAAGTGAAGAGTGAAGCGAAGATTGATACAGAAACCTGGACTTCCCTTAATATGAAAATCCATAAAAATACCTTTGAATTACAGGAGTCATGA
- a CDS encoding DUF4197 family protein, producing MKKYIIAAALIIGTGAVITTSVQSCTTLATSDMGLSIIKRILLNGIDKGMGIYGNKEAFLQNNMVDKALPKELRDINSMLEKVAPSLVAKERDYIAQAAAYTVNTSKPILEGAVNSLNAQDVTRIMQGTTATQVLKEKTSQQLISAIAPKVDEKLNEYGIVKTINTALSGSNLLGSLLGGNKNTVNSGGLSQLASEQLVNGLFNIIEDYEHQNSKSLLGPFGK from the coding sequence ATGAAAAAATATATCATTGCAGCCGCTCTTATTATAGGAACCGGTGCTGTTATTACCACCAGCGTACAATCATGTACAACATTGGCCACATCAGACATGGGGCTTTCTATTATTAAAAGAATTCTGCTTAATGGTATTGATAAAGGAATGGGTATCTACGGAAACAAGGAGGCCTTTCTGCAGAATAATATGGTAGACAAAGCGCTTCCCAAAGAGCTAAGAGACATCAACTCTATGCTGGAAAAGGTTGCTCCGTCGCTGGTTGCTAAAGAAAGAGATTATATTGCACAGGCAGCAGCATATACGGTAAATACTTCAAAACCTATTCTGGAAGGAGCTGTCAATAGTCTGAATGCTCAGGATGTAACTAGAATTATGCAGGGCACTACTGCAACACAGGTTCTGAAAGAAAAAACATCTCAACAGCTTATTTCAGCCATCGCTCCCAAAGTAGATGAGAAACTGAATGAATACGGGATTGTAAAAACCATCAACACCGCATTATCGGGAAGCAATCTTCTGGGCAGTCTTTTAGGCGGAAATAAAAACACGGTCAATTCAGGTGGATTGAGCCAGCTGGCTTCTGAACAATTGGTAAACGGGTTATTCAATATCATTGAAGATTACGAGCATCAGAACTCCAAATCTCTTCTGGGACCATTTGGAAAATAG
- a CDS encoding ArsC/Spx/MgsR family protein translates to MVVKVLHNGNCSKSNAVLEYLDENGVPFEIINIIEDPLSILEIRTVLKKLNQSVFHIIRKTDKLYIENYADKNYSEEEWLKILSENPSLIQRPILVKGSVAMLGRPIENVKFFIEK, encoded by the coding sequence ATGGTAGTTAAAGTTTTACATAACGGGAATTGTTCAAAATCAAATGCCGTACTCGAGTATCTTGACGAAAATGGAGTGCCTTTTGAGATCATTAATATCATTGAAGATCCGCTAAGTATTCTTGAAATCAGAACCGTATTGAAAAAGCTTAACCAAAGTGTTTTTCATATCATCCGCAAAACAGATAAGCTGTATATTGAGAATTATGCAGATAAAAATTATTCAGAAGAAGAATGGCTGAAGATTCTCTCTGAAAATCCATCTCTGATACAAAGGCCAATCCTGGTAAAAGGCTCAGTTGCCATGTTGGGAAGGCCAATTGAAAATGTAAAATTCTTTATTGAAAAATAA
- a CDS encoding bestrophin family protein, translating to MHSGKRFGAREFIIWTRRSIYALVVLSAIPTVLYFLGWKFLSVPWQPIAIMGTAVAFIVGFKNNASYSRLWEARQIYGAIINDSRSFGYILRDALLSKDSGKVKEMFLRHYAWLTALRFQLREPRAWENMGTDQFDEYAKKYDIPERLSKLDEELKKYLSEPELRYILSKKNRATQLMAKQSKALSEAYEKGDLNDFQWTQINQQLVKFTDNQGKAERIKNFPYPRNFSSITTYLLLLFIVFVPFGLLKELDKLGDGTIVEGWTLWFNIPFSLLVTWCFHTLDSVGEASVNPFEGSPNDVPITQISRTIEIDMRDMLDESDLPPAITPKNNIVL from the coding sequence ATGCATTCAGGAAAAAGATTTGGAGCCCGTGAGTTCATTATCTGGACCAGACGCAGTATTTATGCTCTGGTTGTATTATCAGCTATTCCTACAGTTCTGTACTTTCTGGGCTGGAAATTTCTCTCAGTTCCGTGGCAGCCGATTGCTATTATGGGAACAGCTGTAGCCTTTATTGTTGGATTTAAAAATAATGCCAGCTACAGCAGACTCTGGGAAGCAAGGCAGATCTATGGAGCCATTATCAATGACAGCCGTAGCTTTGGATATATTCTGAGAGATGCACTGCTTTCCAAAGATTCGGGTAAGGTAAAAGAAATGTTTCTTCGTCATTATGCATGGCTTACGGCTTTGAGATTTCAGCTACGTGAACCAAGAGCATGGGAAAACATGGGGACAGATCAGTTTGATGAATATGCTAAAAAGTATGATATTCCGGAGAGACTTTCCAAACTGGATGAAGAATTGAAAAAATACCTTTCTGAACCTGAGCTTCGGTATATTTTAAGCAAAAAGAACAGAGCAACGCAATTGATGGCAAAACAGAGCAAAGCGCTGTCTGAAGCCTATGAAAAAGGAGATCTCAATGATTTTCAATGGACACAAATCAATCAGCAATTGGTAAAGTTTACAGATAATCAGGGAAAAGCTGAAAGAATTAAAAACTTTCCGTATCCAAGAAACTTCTCTTCAATCACGACTTATCTTTTGCTTTTATTCATTGTTTTCGTGCCTTTCGGATTACTGAAAGAGCTTGATAAATTAGGAGACGGAACCATAGTAGAAGGGTGGACATTATGGTTTAATATTCCATTTTCTTTACTGGTGACCTGGTGTTTTCATACCTTAGATAGTGTAGGGGAGGCTTCTGTAAATCCATTTGAGGGAAGTCCCAATGATGTTCCAATCACTCAGATCAGCCGTACTATAGAAATTGATATGAGAGATATGCTGGATGAATCTGATCTTCCGCCAGCCATTACTCCAAAGAATAATATTGTGCTTTAA
- a CDS encoding glutaminyl-peptide cyclotransferase, producing the protein MKKNIIAGFAAILLLASCNKNKEILDTLNTYNNSMEAKGYHFGDKLELPKEVTENAESVTISFGDKETTDLTVDPKFFTLGDNAVTFNVKTKGGEVLNQDATINVFAKNPEKNIPYQIVAEYPHDPKNFVQGFQVEGNTIYESDGQNGSSQILKYTLGTTTPLASTKQAKEDFSEGSTIVGDKVYQLTWQSKKGYVYDKSSLKLLSEFAYPNVLGEGWGLTYDGKNLIASDGSKLLYFLDVNNPSKLIKYIAVAGSAQAYDQLNELEYHNGFIYANVWQKPIILKINPANGEVVGTFDFTEIAKQNTKGSDDVLNGIAFKGDNMLVTGKNWPKIYEVVIK; encoded by the coding sequence ATGAAAAAAAATATAATAGCGGGTTTCGCAGCGATTTTATTACTGGCATCTTGTAACAAGAATAAAGAAATTCTTGATACACTGAACACTTATAATAATTCAATGGAGGCGAAAGGATACCATTTTGGAGATAAGCTTGAGCTTCCGAAAGAGGTAACGGAGAATGCAGAAAGTGTAACCATCAGCTTCGGAGATAAAGAAACAACAGATTTAACCGTTGATCCTAAATTTTTTACATTAGGTGATAATGCTGTTACCTTCAACGTTAAAACAAAAGGAGGAGAAGTACTGAATCAGGATGCAACCATCAATGTATTTGCAAAAAATCCTGAAAAAAATATTCCCTACCAGATTGTAGCAGAATATCCCCACGATCCTAAAAACTTTGTACAGGGTTTCCAGGTAGAAGGAAATACCATTTATGAAAGTGACGGTCAGAACGGATCTTCCCAGATTCTAAAATATACATTGGGAACTACAACTCCGCTTGCTTCTACCAAACAGGCCAAGGAAGACTTCTCTGAAGGAAGTACCATTGTAGGGGATAAAGTATATCAGCTGACATGGCAGAGCAAAAAGGGGTATGTCTATGATAAAAGCTCTTTGAAACTGCTTTCAGAATTTGCTTATCCCAATGTGTTGGGTGAAGGCTGGGGACTGACGTATGACGGCAAAAACCTGATTGCTTCTGACGGAAGTAAACTTTTATATTTCCTTGATGTCAATAACCCCTCAAAACTGATTAAATATATCGCTGTTGCCGGTAGTGCTCAGGCTTATGATCAATTGAACGAGCTGGAATACCATAACGGATTTATCTATGCCAATGTATGGCAGAAACCTATTATTTTAAAAATTAATCCAGCCAATGGTGAAGTAGTGGGAACTTTTGATTTCACGGAAATTGCCAAACAGAACACGAAAGGAAGTGATGATGTATTGAACGGAATTGCTTTCAAAGGCGATAATATGCTGGTAACAGGAAAGAACTGGCCGAAAATTTATGAAGTTGTAATTAAATAA
- a CDS encoding deoxynucleoside kinase — translation MHIAVTGNIGAGKTTLTTMLSKHYGWDAQFEDVDHNPYLEDFYSDMSKWSFALQVYFLGSRFRQVKEIRESGKNIIQDRTIYEDAHIFAENLNDMNLLSDRDFNNYSSVFDLMKSFVSAPDLLIYLKSDVPNLVKKIYKRGREYEASISIEYLSKLNQKYEKWISNYTEGKLLIVEVDDLDFVEKPEDFGFILEKIEAELHGLF, via the coding sequence ATGCATATTGCAGTTACAGGAAACATCGGAGCAGGAAAAACAACTTTGACAACGATGCTTTCCAAGCATTACGGATGGGATGCACAATTTGAAGACGTAGATCATAATCCTTATCTGGAAGATTTTTATTCAGATATGAGTAAGTGGAGTTTCGCATTGCAGGTTTATTTTCTGGGAAGCAGGTTCCGTCAGGTAAAGGAGATCAGAGAAAGTGGTAAAAACATTATTCAGGATCGTACTATTTACGAAGATGCCCATATTTTTGCGGAAAATTTAAATGATATGAATCTTCTTTCAGACAGAGATTTCAATAATTACTCCTCGGTTTTTGATCTGATGAAGTCTTTTGTATCAGCTCCGGATTTACTGATCTATCTGAAATCTGATGTTCCCAATCTGGTTAAAAAAATCTATAAAAGAGGACGTGAATATGAAGCCTCTATCAGTATTGAATACCTTTCAAAGCTGAACCAGAAATATGAAAAATGGATTTCCAATTATACAGAAGGAAAACTTCTGATTGTAGAAGTGGATGATCTTGATTTTGTAGAAAAACCGGAAGATTTCGGATTTATTCTGGAGAAAATTGAAGCAGAACTTCACGGATTGTTTTAA
- a CDS encoding SusC/RagA family TonB-linked outer membrane protein has product MKQSNLKYSCLIAVLYFGMNVNAQTTPKDTTAKEQKIEEVVLIGYGSQKKENVTGSIGMVSAKDLADKPNANPISSIQGKLSGVQILNSGTPGSSPRVDIRGVGSLTGKTVFIVDGMITDDISFLGPQDIESMSVLKDPSSLAIFGARAANGAVIIKTKTGRGKPIFNFNSYLGIKKVTNVPKMTNSDQYIELYNEKLMNDNGNLNGALSRANFPADTDWFKEIFRTSIINSNDFSASGSLGKLNYYASIGNLQDEGNIAAGQGINSGSGFNRLNTKLNLSYKITDNLTIGNNFTFSKMRTDQAKNPLLNAYNAPPIFSVMNPGTGDYQFFNGYSIPNPRAVLDLYRSQNRQERLLNNVWAEYKFLQDFTLRVSYTTDNYNTNLYEYTPTFNYVPVSDQKPNKLITRDSRNRNYIWDNTLSWKKSLGDHNLEILAGFSRTRNSYSQTYLEALNVNYDGTNASMNIFNGTNIIMIDKDVEGYDVVPYQDRIESMFARVNYDYKGKYLINGSVRRDGTSKYSSGDRHRVFPAVSAGWVISKEDFMNNQNVFSLLKLRASWGKLGNPDVTRAYTLRTTILKEGAYYGNSGAPAQTIDRVIDPNIGWETTTGRDIGLEMGLFNNKLKIDATYFDKDTKDVVYGVVQGTVSGASNWKNFITNAYSFNNRGFEVSVNYDTKISDKVKLGVYGNLTTLKNKITSVYEGSYLETGASLFGNSIVRLQNGQPVGAYYGYEVTGVFQTDAEAAASGQTGAKAGWLKFADMDGNGVIDTRDKTFLGSPIPKGTYGFGVNLSVHDFDIAVDFQGVFGNKIYNYNREQRYGNENWDLDFYNNRWHGAGTSNAYPMTTNNQSVILPSSFFVEDGSYFRIRNITVGYNLPKDFAKSLLLTKFRLYLSAQNPWTSFKYTGFSPEIMNTDRVQMGVDNNIYPISAIYTIGMNLTF; this is encoded by the coding sequence ATGAAACAAAGTAATTTAAAGTATTCATGTCTCATTGCTGTTTTGTACTTCGGTATGAACGTCAATGCTCAGACTACTCCAAAAGATACTACTGCTAAAGAGCAGAAGATCGAGGAGGTAGTTTTGATCGGATATGGATCTCAGAAAAAAGAAAACGTTACGGGAAGTATCGGAATGGTTTCTGCAAAGGACCTTGCTGATAAACCGAACGCTAACCCAATAAGTTCAATACAGGGTAAATTATCTGGTGTACAGATTTTGAATTCCGGGACTCCGGGAAGTTCACCGAGAGTAGATATCAGAGGGGTAGGTTCCTTGACTGGTAAAACAGTATTCATCGTTGATGGAATGATCACTGATGACATCTCTTTCCTTGGTCCTCAGGATATCGAATCTATGAGTGTATTGAAAGATCCTTCCAGTTTAGCAATCTTTGGTGCAAGAGCTGCTAACGGAGCTGTGATTATTAAAACAAAAACAGGAAGAGGTAAACCAATATTTAATTTCAATTCTTATCTTGGAATCAAGAAGGTTACCAATGTTCCAAAAATGACCAATTCTGATCAATACATTGAGCTTTATAATGAAAAGCTGATGAATGATAATGGGAATCTTAATGGTGCACTTTCCAGGGCAAATTTTCCTGCAGATACAGATTGGTTTAAAGAAATTTTCAGAACAAGTATCATTAACTCTAATGACTTTTCAGCTTCAGGAAGTTTAGGTAAACTTAATTATTATGCAAGCATAGGAAATCTTCAGGATGAAGGAAATATTGCTGCAGGACAAGGTATCAATTCCGGATCAGGATTTAACAGACTTAACACTAAGTTAAACCTTAGTTATAAGATCACTGACAATCTTACCATCGGGAATAATTTCACATTCTCTAAAATGCGTACCGATCAGGCAAAAAATCCTTTATTGAACGCCTATAATGCACCTCCTATTTTCTCTGTGATGAACCCTGGTACAGGAGATTATCAGTTCTTTAACGGGTATTCTATTCCAAACCCACGTGCTGTATTAGATTTATACCGTTCTCAGAACAGACAGGAAAGATTATTGAACAATGTCTGGGCTGAATATAAATTCCTACAAGATTTTACTTTAAGAGTAAGTTATACAACAGATAACTATAATACAAATCTTTACGAATATACACCTACATTTAATTATGTTCCTGTTTCTGATCAGAAGCCTAATAAACTGATTACAAGAGATTCAAGAAACAGAAATTATATTTGGGATAATACATTAAGCTGGAAAAAATCATTAGGAGATCATAATCTTGAAATTCTTGCTGGTTTCTCCAGAACAAGAAATTCCTATTCTCAGACTTATTTAGAAGCACTTAACGTTAATTATGACGGGACTAATGCTTCTATGAATATTTTCAATGGGACTAATATCATTATGATTGATAAGGACGTAGAAGGATATGATGTAGTACCTTATCAGGACAGAATTGAATCTATGTTTGCAAGAGTTAACTATGATTATAAAGGAAAATATCTGATAAACGGATCTGTTCGTAGGGATGGTACTTCAAAATATTCATCAGGAGACAGGCATAGAGTATTCCCTGCGGTAAGTGCCGGATGGGTGATTTCCAAAGAAGACTTTATGAACAATCAGAATGTATTCAGTCTTTTGAAGTTAAGAGCAAGCTGGGGAAAACTGGGTAATCCGGATGTAACAAGAGCTTATACCTTAAGAACTACAATCCTTAAAGAAGGTGCCTACTATGGAAATTCAGGAGCTCCTGCACAGACTATTGACAGAGTAATTGATCCAAACATTGGCTGGGAAACTACAACGGGTAGAGATATTGGTTTAGAAATGGGTTTATTCAATAATAAATTGAAAATTGATGCAACCTATTTTGATAAAGATACTAAAGACGTAGTTTATGGTGTTGTACAAGGAACGGTTTCAGGTGCAAGCAACTGGAAAAACTTTATTACCAATGCGTATTCATTCAATAACAGAGGTTTTGAAGTTTCTGTAAATTATGATACTAAAATTTCAGATAAGGTAAAGTTAGGAGTATATGGTAACCTTACCACTCTTAAAAATAAAATCACATCAGTATATGAAGGTTCATACCTTGAGACAGGAGCAAGTTTATTTGGAAACTCTATTGTAAGACTGCAAAACGGACAGCCAGTAGGAGCATATTATGGATATGAGGTAACAGGTGTATTCCAAACGGACGCAGAAGCAGCCGCATCTGGCCAAACCGGAGCAAAAGCAGGATGGCTTAAATTTGCAGATATGGATGGAAACGGAGTTATTGATACCAGAGATAAAACGTTCTTAGGAAGCCCAATTCCAAAAGGAACTTATGGATTCGGAGTTAATTTAAGTGTTCATGATTTTGATATTGCTGTAGACTTCCAGGGGGTATTCGGTAACAAAATTTATAACTACAACCGTGAACAGCGTTATGGAAATGAAAACTGGGATCTTGATTTCTATAACAACAGATGGCATGGTGCAGGAACATCTAATGCATATCCAATGACTACCAACAACCAGTCTGTTATTCTTCCAAGTAGTTTCTTTGTAGAAGATGGAAGCTATTTCAGAATCAGAAATATTACTGTGGGGTATAACTTACCTAAAGATTTCGCAAAATCTTTATTGCTTACCAAATTTAGATTGTATCTAAGTGCTCAGAACCCTTGGACAAGTTTTAAATACACTGGATTCTCTCCGGAGATCATGAATACGGACAGAGTGCAAATGGGGGTTGATAATAATATTTATCCAATTTCAGCCATTTATACAATCGGTATGAACTTAACATTTTAA
- a CDS encoding VOC family protein, translating into MIQFTALRPILWTENFDETIGFYMHILGFTLMDRNDDWQWASLRKDEIYIMLSRPNQYEKNISIGFSGSLYFNVNKVDELWEDLKTKAKVCYEIESFEWGMREFAIYDNNGYILQFGEPIDNIGNTE; encoded by the coding sequence ATGATACAGTTTACTGCACTTCGTCCTATTCTCTGGACAGAAAATTTTGATGAGACCATAGGGTTTTATATGCATATTCTCGGGTTTACCCTAATGGACAGGAATGATGATTGGCAATGGGCCTCGCTTCGTAAAGATGAAATATACATCATGCTTTCTCGGCCTAACCAATATGAAAAAAATATTTCAATCGGTTTTTCCGGTTCATTGTATTTTAATGTAAATAAGGTGGATGAGCTTTGGGAAGACCTTAAAACAAAGGCCAAAGTCTGCTATGAGATTGAATCTTTTGAGTGGGGAATGAGGGAATTTGCGATCTATGACAACAACGGTTATATACTACAATTTGGTGAACCCATAGATAATATTGGCAATACGGAATAA